From the Gossypium hirsutum isolate 1008001.06 chromosome A02, Gossypium_hirsutum_v2.1, whole genome shotgun sequence genome, the window actagaaccagaatcagaatcaaaattaggtgacagaatcagaatcagtatcaggtaatagaatcaaaatcagaatcagtattaggtaacagaataaaaaatcagaatgtgaatgcaatcccaacccaatccagcctataaccaaccgctacactccacccgtaccagccctacactccatgcggggaatagctcaacccacccagccctacactccacagttgcagcattgttgctcagttatcagatattgtgacagagtcaccagatacagatattgtggtagagccaccagaacagatatttatggcatagccaccagaaacagataatgtggctAAGCCACTTAAAaaaatacgtggcacaaagccatcgataactgcattacgttaggcacatagccatcaactagagtaacataatcggcacacagccctaggtaaatgtgatcgacacagagtcgtcaataactatatattggcacatagccttaggcaaatacgtttggcacacagccataatcaggttggcacagagccatatgtaggttgacacaaagccataatcagaaggctttaagccatcggtaggtgtatcatgttaggcacatagccatcagcgacggtaatatagtcggcacacagcctcgggtgaatatgatcggcactcagccattgatcagtccacagttgtcttgggcgacccgtgcaaccttatcaaatcagtacgaatatatggctcttaagccttcggtggatccacagtcgtcaagcaaccatgcgatcctaacagatcagatcctccaccgtacaaaatcccaacccatgcaacatgtcatgtatgcagaatgtcatgcccatatttgaatcaaacaatcacagtcaagtcattcatataccaacatatattcacaatgaaattcgtcaaccacacagtccaagtcagtcacttggccacaagggcaaaacagtcatttaacaccttaggggcaaaatggtaattttaccccacaaggtatctcggtaattctaccctacaggggtattttagtaattctaccctacaggggtatttcggtaattctaccctacatgggtattgcgataattctaccctacaggggtattgcgataattctaccccacaggggtatttcggtaattctaccctacaggggtattccggtaattctaccttacaggggtatttcgataattctactctacaggggtattccgataattttaccctataggggtatttcggtaattctaccctacaggggtatttcggtaattctaccctacaggggtatttcggtaattctaccctacaggggtatttcggtaattctaccctacaggggtattgcggtaattctaccctacaggggtatttcgataattctaccctacatgggtatttcgataattctatcctacaggggtatttcggtatttctaccctacaagggtatttcggtaattttgtaaatcgagggtaaaacggtagttttgtaaatcaagggtatttggtaattttacaagtcgagggtatttcaataattttacaggtcgagggtatttcaataatttcacaaatcagggatattttggtaattttacaaactaggggtattttgataattttacaaactaggggtatttttgtaattttacaaaccaggggtatttggtaattttataaacaaagtgtattttagtaattttacaaactaggggtattttggtaattttgtaaaccaagggtattttggtaattttacaaaccaggggtattttggtgattttataaaccaaaggtattttagtaattttacaaaccaggggtattttggtaatttggtaaactaaagtattctaaacagggataacaatacgaatggtcctaaagcctattctcggcccaaatggcccacacgctcgtgtggcccttttagcccaaatctagccatagatatgagattcacctggcctagtccaatatttactacacaatcaaacaacttattcaattgggcccgtaggcccacaTGGTccctttcagcccatcgcggcccggattagccatcctacagctagagtagtgagaaatacacacctgattggaaactggagttaatccacgctctgagcactcttagccgacgcccaacccaaacgagcacgccataaagtgaaagggatcagccaggaaaggtacctttactctcctcatggttctctatatatttaaagccagcttcgcatccactcttatgttagcttcccgatgtgggatccctccatcatcagagtttaaattcaacaccaactcttgtcgccccctgttagcaaaataaatgctctttgcttgccatgggattcgaacccatgcctccccttaaatgctccacacgctacttgccactaagccacaaggctttttatgtcacaatttctccaacaatattcttaaggcctacctactacacccagggttgattcaccttaaaccaaaatttttgctagagtccaggtttgaacccaggacttctccaacacttctcagcacacttaaccactaaaacaaaccttcattaacaaaattttcacgcataacagaatattataagctgccttcaaccgctcccatgctcaaggcccaaaacttctaggcccaaactCAGAGTGTTACAAGATCAATGATTACATAACATAATTCAAAATAAGGCTTATTCATCAACCATTAACATATATAAAGTGAAgaacttaatataaataatacatatataaaataataatggatgagaatgtttaaaaaaatatatatgcagtgaaataagatttttaaaagaaatacattatatatataaataaatttaaaagtaaatataaatataaatatatgttcaaaaataaatcataataatgATTCcagcaatatatattaaaaaaaataatgaatttataaagaattaattaaaatgaataaataaaaaaacaaatttaaaaaggacccgattgaaatgaaaataaagtgaaaaggataatttataagcaaataaaactACAGAACATCATTAAGGACTACAATGCAATGCGCGTAAACTAATAaggattaaaaatgaaaataaaccaaacCCCGAAACGAAACATTTTAACGCGAACCAATTCGAAAAAGTGTGCAAATTCCAAGGaagaattaaaagaataaaaaaaatgaataaggcCAAATCAAATGCTAGTGCAAAAGGAAGGGACTAATTGAGAAATATTCCCATTTAGggaagaaaacacgcggatccccctcCGTGCGGGTCGGGTCTTCGAGTCTCTTccccaaaaacgacgtcgttttggacgCTGGGGGAGGTTcactgaaacgacgccgtttcactaggttataaaagccaaaattttttcaaaaaccgACAATTTTTATCCctctccaaaaaaaattaaataaaaaggccATCTTCTTTTCTCTCAAAGCTCCCAAGGTCCTGCTAGGGTCTAAGCGATTGGACACATTGACGGCCGCCGGTCGCCAGAAAAGTCaccatttttttctttgcttttcgACCCCTAGCCCAAaaaattccctttttcattgGAAAGGGCGGTCCTCAGCCACCTACGGTGGTGAAACGCGAGAGCAACGGTAATGTTTcgactctctttttcttttattttctttcttctaacAAAAACAAGCATGGAAACAAAATAATCAAGAAAAATGAACTacctttttactattttttatttcgatttctttgggatttttttttgtattctgaaTAACGAGTTTTTTATTTCCCCAAATCCCCCCTAATTACATTTTTTCTCTTTGGCTATATAGCCGAATACAAACTAGTCTTGTTTTCTTCATTTTGTTGTCGTTTTCATGTTGTTTGCTAATGTTCTTTGTCTTCTTGtccattattttcttttacttgaGTGTTTGCTTCATTTTGCAGGTGCCAGAAGCACGTGGAGGCAAGCCGAGCAGCGGTGGCAGAGGCGAGGGTGGCGTGCGGCGCTGGTTAAGCTGAAGGAGGCTAGGGTTTGTTGGCTGAAAAGTTTTAAGAGTAGTTGGGCTAGGGTTTAGTTTTGGGCCTGGGTATTGGGTTAATTTGTAATGGGTTTTAATTGGGTAGTAATGGACTGTTGTTGATTTATTGAGCTCGGTCAAATTTGGGCATTTACACTAATGATGATTGATTCGCATTCTTGAGTCTATACTCATTGTCAAGTCTTAATTACTTTGATCTCTCATACGTACTTCAAGGTCTATAATACATTCAAAGTTTACTAAAGTTTttagcatgttcattttcatgtTCTCTAATTAGTAATTCCCAAATCCTTTCTAAGAATAAGGTTGAATACCCAGAGGCATTAGGTCCAATGGATGTCTTTAGAACAACATTTAGATCTTTATTTGGTTTGGACTAGAGTGACATCTTTTAAACCTTTCCTATAGGTCCTACTGACTCTGTAATGCTAGTGGAACTTAGAGGTAGATGTTAGCGATCAGAGTTCATCTTCTTTTAGACATTCACGATCTAAACTCAAATAAACCATGTATCATATGACTAAGAAGAAACATCAATATCTTTCCAATCATAAGCTCTAAAAGCTTCAAGGATCACCTCATCCATATTAAATAAATTCTACACATACTCGAGTTTTCGAAAGACTATTCCATAGACTAGGATCATAGCATCAATCCACTATTTTTCACATCTCTTACACCTTTCTCTTTACCATTGTTTATCCTCACATTTCCATGACAACATAGACGTTTTCTTAGCAAGGTCTCATCTTATTACTAATCCTTTCTACGTACCCGAACTTGTTGCCTATATAAATCCATACGAATTCTATTCAAGGTACTAATGAGTGCATCTTGTAGCTAtcaaaaacacatttatcaaTACTAGCCTCTAGTAGTGGTTTCACATTGTCATCATAATGTGGCCATGAAAGATTCAAGCTTTAATCAAGCACTATTTCATGTCATTCTGGACTATACTATTCCATAATACGCATATGATCAAATCACCTAAGACTTGATACCAAATTGATAACAATTTGGTCACAAACTATTAGAAAATCATTTGGAGATCTCCCCACCTTTGACTCCAAATTGACATGTACATTTAGACTTAACTCACATGCTCGgtttagtcctagaactgactaaatcttAGCTatggtaccactaaatgtaatacccctcacTAGTCCTGACGATTAGTATGAACGAGAGATGTCATCGAAGCATGAACGTGTAAgaaatattgattttatttaaggatttaaagtttcaaacatttttgtgaaataattaaaatatgttttacaCATTTGTTTGTTAAATCACTCCAAAATAGATAGAAAATTTAATGATTGCTAATTTTGCTGACGTGACATACACATAGATCACCAAGTCGGTGTCatgtattaattaattattttttaaaattttaaaaattcaaaatttataaatttttttaaaaactattaaaaaatataaatatattttaaaaaattaattaaggctAACATGTCCACGTGGATGCtatgtcaacaaagttaacaaacgttaattttttttatatattttagagtGATTTGGCAAACAATAcaattttaagaattaaaaaaattataaaattaaatggaaaactaatatatatatttatttgtaaaattgaaGAGGACCAAATAAATCACTATGACTATATTTTTTAATAAGATTTTCATTGACTTATGTATATAAATGtaattgagtatatttttaatattgaatattaaaatgAAGAGTTGGAGCAAATATAGCATCCAAAAGGCAACCAGTTGTTGTATTAGTCATCAATATTAATCCAAGTCTCAACCacaaattttctataaatttggAAGAATATAATGTACTTGTACACCTTTCATATCTGTAGGAAATGACACTTACTGACCAAcaactttaattttgttataaccTTCTCTCTCTCTTTAATTTATTGACACAGCAAAAAacaagatagaatatatttgacaCACCGGCCacctaaaataatattattgcatCAACACTTCAGTAATCATATGATCACAACTACAAGATTCCAACCTTCTTGGGttgtttttccttttaaattaGTCTCAACTTATACCTAAAGGTGaagttaaagaaaaattttcGGTAACcagttatatattataattttttttaaagattaaattaaaattttatttttattttgagagGGGAGGAAACCCCTGCTGCCCTCGGGAACTTATCTTACATCATGTCAATTTTGCTAGTCAATACCATGGACTAAAATCGTCTTGCAAGCTCGTACCGTGGTGGATCACTCCATTAATACGGACAAAATACATGCTACTCGTAGATCATATATATCCATCGTCTAGATATAATAGTCCATACCAACAAGAACATAAGACTAATAGGTTAGCTGGATTTCAAAGAGTATGAAATTAATGAGGGGATGTTATATGGACATCTCGGGAATGATGGTGACAACCTTTTTAAGACCACAAAAATCCGATTATGACAACTCTCTTTTCTCCTCTTAGTACTCTCACTCATCTCTCTCCTTTATCTTGAATCCtagtttttctaaaaaatttattcacCTTCGATTACTTATGACTCTCCACCTACAAAATAAATTATCACGAATCATTATAATCCAACCTTGTATTTGCACAACATAGGACGCATACATGCATGCACTACTTTCCCAACTGCATGGCCACTATGTTTTTTATCCAGATCACTAATAGAATTTAGCTTTTTTGATTtctaattaatcaattaatttttttttctaaaagaaattACATTTTGTGTTGGATATTTGCTGTTATATTGAAAACAAAATATAGTGTCATGTAGTTTTCGGGTAGGATTTCCGGAATATTCAACCAAATATTCTTGTTGTACGGAAATGAAATGATTGGTGGATATTTTGGAggttcatttatttatatatacacacacatttgtatatatacatactttttttGTCTGTCTTCCACTTGTCTCTCGTTTTTTAATATtctaatattatacatataaacaAAAAATGGAAACCCTAAGAGCTTAAAACTTTTAACTGAGAGGCAATGACTTAGAAAGTCAATATGACAGCAAACATGAGGAAAACCTAAATGACCCCATTTCATTCAATGACATCAATTATCTCACCTTTGACCTTGATTTTGTATCTTGGTTTTTGAACACATTGAGCAAAATGATGATACAGTtctatttctatatatatataatgtctgCTAACAATGATGCCCCTTAAagtaaccttaaaccctaattacATGGACTAATTCGGATACTTTCTATAAAAGTTCAGCTTATGTAGTGAAAATAATTCCATTCTAGTATATATAGCTCGAGACATTGGCCCTTATAAGTGGGGAGGTTCACTAAATTGATGaataatatgaaatgtatgttcgAATTCAAGTGAAAGTATGGCATACGATATAaataccttttttttaatttttgaaaaattatatttcataccTTTGTCATCACCGACACTGTTGTCTGTAAATGCAAATCATAGAAAAAAGAAGATCAATCTAAATATTCCCAAAGCTAAGATTGATTTGTTTAGCAGTGTGAAAACATGAAATAAaagccatatgaaaatagatgaaaTCAAACCCAGATCTATTTGGCTGAATCATAGGTGAAGTGataaaaaatttgtgttcatctgCGTCTCGGATTCGAGACAAACCCTACCTTTAGAAAGAACCCAAATCCAATCTTTTGATGTTATAAATCATGGTCATACACTAATTTAAAGAAACCCCAAAATTAGAATCATTACTGCTTCCAATCATGCTGAAACATCAATGGagattgttgttgttgttgtttttgagcttcatcaccatcatcatcctTGCTGTTGCTAATACTAACCTTCACTTGATTCGCTGCTTTGTCCCCTTCAAATTCCCTAAACTTGTACAAGTACCGTTTCAACGGCACCGCATAGTCGTCGAAACCTAGCGTCGCCAAAGCCCAACAAATATCGTCGCCATTAACGGTCTTCCGCCTCTCTTTCCTGCATTTCTCCGATGCTTCGCCGGTGACGAAGCTGATGAACTCCGATACGCATTCTTGCATGGTTTCTTTAGCTTCTTTGGAGATTTTGGCGTTTGGGGGAAGGATTTGTTTCATTATTCGACCAACGTTGGCTATGGGGAGTAAATGGTCCTGCTCTTTAAAGCCGCCGCCATCGCCACCACCATCATTTGATGTTCCAATGTTTTCGGCCATTTTTGGATAATACCCACCCTTCACAAAGAACCTAACTGTTGATCAAAAGGTCAAAAGGTTAGTTCTGCaaattacatacatacatacatacatttatacatgtgtgtgtatatatatatatgtagagaTTGATGTCTTTTGGATATTGGATGTGAGATGTGATGAAGCTGATCATCGAGTGGGCATCAATGATGGGACACTGGGACCAAGTCTCAAACTATTGGATATCTATTTGATTTCCGTCAAATTTATAGGAAGTCCTTGTTTTATGTCTTTTTAGTGgatttagtccctttattataatttgattatttctaaatccttttatttttcaaaatgtgGTTTTTCATTAAcctcatcaagtatttcaaagtgacttatttttttttaaaacatgttaaaacttgtgtaaaaataaaaaacaataatatatattttagatttatagCACACATACAATGTAAGTGAAATaaatgtaacaaatatatttataaaaaatcacaTAAAAATTAACCAAGGCTTTgattataatggtaaaattaattatttatcatgtaTAATGTTCAGAATTTATATCTCATTGAGATCAAATTTTCATTggtttattatataaaaaagacaAAACACACTCATAAAAATACAATTGAATTTGTATATAAGAATATCTTAGTAATTTCATAATTGAATTAGTGCTTAGTTGACTCATGACATCAACTTagtaaattacttaaaataaatattggtaagtatatatgtatatatatacacactaggTAATGGCACGTCCATTGAGtgggtaaaaaaattatattacaaatatatttacaaatttttttacataaaatataaatgaagttttaattgaaattgtaaagttaaaatattaaaatttatgggGTATTGAATCCAAATCCCATTATGTATACATTAaaaagaccaaaaaaaaaaaaaactcccctCAAAGcatacttattattttataaaatgattgAATATTTAGTAATTTCGTAACTGAGTTGAAACAAAGTTGAGAGGTCACCAATTTAATAAgccatttaatatataatatagacATTTTTGAACTCTAACTAAATTGAGagaagggattatatgaaacgtagatattattcttttttaatagtttaatgcgacatcaataattttattttaaatttcaaaattttcattttcatttgatttttttaagataaaaatatttgatgtggcattaaactttaaaaaaaaaagatacaaaTGACGTGGTGTCATtgtttcatataatatttttccTTAAATTGAACCCTTATCAATTCAATGGTGAATTTTATATAAACGTTAAAGGAAAACTTAGTCTCTAAATTTGACAAAATTTTCCTCTTTGGTCCTTTTAACCTTTTTTTGGTCTACATTACTTTCCAAATTTGGTCCTTGAAGAATTCGTTCGTGGTATTGAAAAAAGTTGTTTAATTTCGAAAttaatataaactaaaaaattgtgaaatttaggGGTAAATGTTGCTTTTATGTCAATGTGTTGTAATGTAAGTGGACTAGGTCCACCAGTGGTGACAGCGAGGCATGATGGTATATACTTTCCAAGTAATTTAGATTCATCGGCATGCAAcataaattatatatcattattggATGCAGATAGAGACAGGTAAAtgactcatttttctttttatcaacTTTAATTAGCTTTAATGTTGAACCAGTGGGCTTAGAGTAAACATAtagcataataataataaagtttaaGAGGTGGAGAATTGGAGAttatactaatcaaaacataaggTTTTCAGTGTGGATTCGATCAAacatttttatttagaaaataaattaaaaattaaaaatatgaagtGAGTTAATAGTGGattttttattcaataaatagatttaaatttaattttaagagAGGTATGTATTGCTGTTAAACCCTAATACGATATTGCATCATTCAGTACGACAGCATTAACATGTAGTGTTTCTTTTGTTCCTTAATTTAATGAAGTTGTCTGAAGTTGAAGAGATCTTACTTTCATTatcttattattataatatatagcataattattttatatataaattattgagtttttcAATTCAATTACTGAGATTAACAACATGTTATTTGTCTCCTTTATTTAgtttgattttctaaaaatatcaattaaaaaacaCATGGGtgattttttagtgaaattaaaaaaaaaattatacccatatatgaaataattatcatttaatataaaataagtatgTGCTGTCCGTACAATTCTAATTATTATATTGTGTGGGAGAATGAATTATCCTACACTGTTTCAATTGTTTAAGGTGACATATTTGTGTGTTTATATGGGGCGAGATATATTTATATTGtgtaatattaaaatgattttatattttttgtaattttttattcgattgttattttagtaatttaatcgttaaaattttttagataTTTGTATTGGTCATTCTTGTAAATTTTTCAAACGATGTAATTTCTCtatcatttcaatttaaaatattgtttatattaatataaatttaacgGTTAAAAGTTATTTTTCACAAAATAAATAGTTAGAAAATTTGAATTTGTACCAAACTTGATATGCATGATCTACATGAATAGAgtataaaatatgattatttgaattgttaaaatattaatcgtataaaaaATTAGAGAATGGTGTAAAACCACTCTAGTTTTACATCGTGTAAGTAGATtccttctctctctttctctctatatatatatatataatatttggtaCACAGACGATAGATTTTTTAGATTAGATAAGCAAGGTTAGGGGATTCATAAGTGCCCTACAAGGGTATAGtaagatattaaaaaaaataaatattttaaagaaaaagacacatgtcaaaattttaaatctatttgtggaataaaaaaaaaagtacactACCAGTGTATCAAATACtcacttatatatataatggACCATGACATGAACCATAAGCGAGGAATGTGGTTTCGGCCATTATAGTagaagttagattgtatttttgcttattttactaaaaaaattgataaattagtcTATGTACATTAGATAAAAAAGTAAACAAcccttttatcaaaattttacccatttttattattaaaaactagtGCATGTATATCAGTATGAGGTACACGTGGCACGCTATGTATAATTGTTTGGTTATTCCGTCAGTTacactaatttttaatagtaaaattttttattaaaacaaattaattttctCATTGATTCAatgtacaa encodes:
- the LOC107938289 gene encoding nuclear transcription factor Y subunit B-1 — protein: MAENIGTSNDGGGDGGGFKEQDHLLPIANVGRIMKQILPPNAKISKEAKETMQECVSEFISFVTGEASEKCRKERRKTVNGDDICWALATLGFDDYAVPLKRYLYKFREFEGDKAANQVKVSISNSKDDDGDEAQKQQQQQSPLMFQHDWKQ